A genomic segment from Aegilops tauschii subsp. strangulata cultivar AL8/78 chromosome 1, Aet v6.0, whole genome shotgun sequence encodes:
- the LOC141022137 gene encoding cytochrome P450 734A6-like, translating to MGAVASLLLAGLLSALAYVLRALVWVPHRLERRLRRQGIRGPPRSLITGNVADYGALLAAAQSKPLASFHHAIVGRATPHYREWAARYGRPFVFWSGPRPRLVFSSPEVAKAALNDSTGTFDEAGNGGSRNPLARQLIGEGLVGLTGRSGRTTAV from the coding sequence ATGGGCGCCGTCGCTAGCCTCCTGCTAGCCGGCCTACTCTCCGCGCTCGCGTACGTGCTCCGCGCCCTCGTGTGGGTCCCGCACCGCCTGGAGCGCCGCCTGCGCCGGCAGGGCATCCGGGGGCCTCCGCGCAGCCTGATCACCGGAAACGTGGCCGACTACGGCGCCCTCCTCGCCGCGGCCCAGTCCAAGCCGCTCGCCTCCTTCCACCACGCCATCGTCGGCCGCGCCACGCCGCACTACCGCGAGTGGGCGGCGCGGTACGGCCGGCCGTTCGTGTTCTGGTCAGGGCCCCGGCCGCGGCTGGTGTTCTCCAGCCCGGAAGTCGCCAAGGCCGCGCTGAACGACTCCACGGGGACCTTCGATGAGGCCGGCAACGGCGGCAGCAGAAACCCGCTCGCTCGGCAGCTCATCGGCGAGGGGCTGGTGGGGCTCACCGGAAGAAGTGGGCGCACCACCGCCGTGTGA